The genomic segment CTACGTGCTGCTGCGGGATGCCCTGGTCAAGACGGGCAAGTCCGCCGTGGTGAAGGTGGCGCTGCGCAGCCGGGAGTCCTTGGCGCTGGTTCGCCCGTCCGGCAAGGTCTTGCTGATGCACACCATGCTGTGGCCTGACGAGGTGCGCGACAATGATTTCGCCGCCCCGGACGGTGACATCAAGGCCAGCGACGCCGAGGTGGCGATGGCGGAGATGTTCATCACCCAGATGGAGGGCACCTTCAACCCCGGTGACTTCTCCGACTCCTACCGGGAGGCGCTGGATGCCGTCGTGCAGGCCAAGCTCTCCGGTGTCGCGGTGGAGGAGAAGGCCGAGCAGCCTTCCAGCGGTGGTGGCGAGGTGGTTGACCTGGTGGCCGCGCTGAAGGCCTCGGTGGAGGCTGCCAAGGCCAAGCGTGCCGCGGCCGCCGGCCAGGGCACGGATGACAAGGACGACGAGAAGAAGAAGGCGGCAAGCTGATGGTTTCCCGAATGCACTTCGAGGACGAGGACGAGGCCGTGAAGGCAGCCGAGGCGATTGACGCCGCCGGTCATGAGGTGGCCCTGATCAAGGAGCGCTTCGCCGGGGAGGACGACGACGAGGCCATCGACTTCGTCGTCGCCACTCCCGCGGAGCCGGATGTCCTGCGCCCCGTGGTGGGCGAGGACACCTTCATCGAGACCGACTAGCCCCGCGCGGCCAGCCAGTCGTCGCCGACGGCCTGCTGGGTGTCGATGGCGTCCTTGACATGTGGCGCGGCCTGCTGCTCGATCTTCTTGCCCATCAAGGGAATGTTGACCTTGAGGTCACCGGAGTAGTCGACGACGGTGCCCTGGCCGCCGGGGTACATCCGTGCGCTCCCGTTCATGGTCACGGGCATGCCCGGAACCTCCACGACCAGGCTGCCCTCGCGGGAACCATCCTGCGCCGGGTCTCCCCAGGTGACGGTCTGGCGGAGGTTCAGGGCGGAGCCGACGAAGCGGGCGATCTCCTGCGGCGCGGGCAAGGCCATCTCGACGCGGGTGGTGGGACCGGCGATGTCGATGGAATGGCTGGTTGCCTCGGAGCGTCCGACCAGTTCGGTCAGCCAGCCCCTGTCGGTCATCATCAGGTGGACGGTCTTGGGATCGGCGGCGAATTCCAGCCGTGACGTGATCTGCATGAACCCATTCTTGCGGGTCAGGAGGCAATTCCCCGCGCATTTCGCGGCTACCGAACAAATTGGTGCGCCATGACCACTGACTTTTGTCGGTAGCGATGGATAGGGTGGAAGTTGATGGCCATGGAGCCGTCGAATCGCGATTGACAAGGGATGTCAGTCTTCACGCCGCACGGGAGAGATGATGCTGACACCGATGTCACGCACCGATGTCGTCCACGAGCTCGGCGATGTCCTGCAGTCGCGGCTGCCGGGCATGCCGAACGGTCGCCTGCAGGAGATGGTCGAGCTGTGGCTGTCCCACGTGCGTGACGAGGACCTTGCGGCCATGGATCGCGAGGTCCTCACCGGCCTGATGCAGGGCCAGCTCGACTTGGGCAGGAGGCGCGCTGACGGACAGGACCTCGTGCGAGTGGAGGCCGCCGTCGCGGCGGGCCGTCCAGCCCTCGTCCAGGTGGTCACGCAGGACCGCCCCTTCGTCGTCGACACCATCGCCATGGCCCTGACCGGTGCCGGGTGGAGCATCGCCGAACTCCTGCACCCGCAGTTCCACGTCGCCCGGGACGGTGACGGGAGGCTGGTGCAGGCCGGCCAGACTGCCCTGCAGGAGAACCGGCACGAGTCCTGGGTGGGAATCCTCGCGAACCCTCCGCTGGGCGGGGACGTGGAGCAGCTGTCCCGCCAGTTGGAGCACGAGATCCGCACCAGCCTGCAGGACCTGGCGCTGGCCGTCGAGGACTTCGACGCCATGCGCAGGCTGATGCGTCGTGTGGCCGATGACCTGCCGCGACGCACCACTCCCTACCCGTCCGAGGAGATGGCCGTCACCGCCGAGCTGCTGCGCTACCTCGCCGACGACCGATTCACCTTCCTGGGCTACCGCGAGTACGACTATGCCGACGGCGGGGCCGTGCCGGTACCCGGGTCTGGCCTGGGGATCCTGCGGGGCCACGACGAGCCGGACACCTTCAACGCGATGCCCGCGCACGATCCGGCGCTGTTGTTGGCCATCACCAAGGACCAGCGTCGTTCCCGGGTGCAGCGTCCGGTCCTGATGGACTACCTGGCGGTCCGCCGCTTCGACGAATCGGGCCGGGCCGTGGGGGAGCAGCGCTTCCTGGGCCTTTTCGGCCACCGGGTCTTCACCGAGAGCGTGCACACGATTCCCGTGCTGCGGGACAAGATCGAACAGATCCTCGACGAGGTGCACTACGAGCCAGGTGGGCATGGAGCCCGGGCCATCTGGGCCGTCGCCGACGCTTTTCCGCGGGAGGAACTCTTCCACGCCACAGCCGCCGAGCTGGAGCCCGTGGTGCACGAGATCTCCCAGCTCAAGGAACGCCGACAGGTCCGGCTCTTCCTGCGCCCCAGTCCGTGGCCGGGCCGTCTGACCGCCCTGGTCTACTTCCCGCGCGATCGATACAACACCGACGTGCGCCTGCGGATGGAACGAGTACTGCTGAAGGCGACGGGGGCCCAGTCCATCGAGTACCAGGCGCAGGTCACCCAGTCCGTGCTGGCGCGGCTCTACTTCGCCCTGGTGCTGCCCGACGAGGCGCCGGCGGATCTCGATGCGGCGGCCATCGAGGAAGAACTGACCGCGGCGACCCGGGACTGGGAGGACGAATTCGTGGACCTCGCCCGGGAGCTGTCCAGCGAGGAACGCGGGGTGAGCTTCCCGGATGCCTACAAGGAGGACTCCACGGCGCGCCAGGCCATCGCGGACCTCCGGGCCCTGAACGAGATCTCCGGCAGCGAGGGCATGCGCTTCGCCGTCTATGCGCCCGATGACGAGGCCGATCCTTCCGATCTGCGACTGAAGGTGATGCGCGTCGGGGCCGTGATGCAGCTGCAGGATGTCATGCCGCACCTGACCAGCCTCGCGGTGCGGGTCCTGGATGAACGACCCTATGAACTGGAACTGCGCGGCCAGCAGGCGATGGTCTACGACTTCGGCCTGTCACTCCCCGGCGGCCTGCAGGACTGGGACATGGCGGCCCGAAGGCGGCTCACCGAGGCCTTCGAAGCCTCCTGGCAGGGGCAGACCGGGGTGGATCCCCTCAACGGCCTGGTCAGCGAGGCCGGCATGGGATGGCGCCAGGTGATGGTCCTGCGAGCCATCGGGCGCTACCTCCAGCAGCTCGGCAGCGCCTACTCGCAGGCCTGGATCGCCCAGACCCTGCGGGCCAACCAGACCGCCGCCCGGCACCTGGTGGAGCTCTTCGAGGCACGCTTCGACCCCGACCGGCAGCAGGGCCGCGACGAGGAGGTGGAGCGCCTCAACGAACAGCTGCAGGCCGACCTCGACGAGGTCTCCTCCCTGGACCAGGACCGGATCCTGCGCCAGTACGTCGCCGTGGTCAACGCCATCGTGCGCACCAATTTCTTCGCCGCCGACGCGCCGGCCTTCGCCATCAAGCTGCTGCCCACCGCGCTGGATTTCGCACCCCAACCGCGCCCGGCCTTCGAGATCTTCGTCCACTCGCCCCGGGTCGAGGGTGTCCACCTTCGCTTCGGATCCGTGGCCCGCGGCGGGCTGCGCTGGTCGGACCGGCCGGAGGACTTCCGCACCGAGGTGCTCGGGCTGGTCAAGGCCCAGATGGTGAAGAACACCGTGATCGTTCCCGTCGGCGCCAAGGGCGGCTTCTTCGCCCGACAGCTGCCGAACCCGGCTACCGACCGTGCCGCCTGGCTGGAGGAGGGCCAGGCCAGCTACCGGCTGTTCATCTCCAGCCTGCTGAGCCTCACCGACAACATCGTCGACGGCCAGGTGGTACCGCCGCCGCGGGTGGTGCGCCACGATGCGGACGACCCCTACCTCGTTGTCGCGGCGGACAAGGGCACCGCCACCTTCAGCGACATCGCCAATGGCATCGCCATCGAGCGGGACTTCTGGCTGGGCGATGCCTTCGCCTCCGGCGGCTCGGTGGGCTACGACCACAAGGCTATGGGCATCACCGCGCGCGGTGCCTGGGAATCAGTGAAGCACCACTTCCGCGAACTCGGAGTCGACTGCCAGGGCGAGGACTTCACCTGCGTCGGCATCGGAGACATGGCTGGCGACGTCTTCGGCAACGGCATGATGCTGTCCGAACACACCCGCCTGGTGGCCGCCTTCAACCACCTGCACATCTTCCTCGACCCCAATCCCGACGCCGTCACAAGCCATGCCGAACGCGTCCGGTTGTTCAACCTGCCCCGCTCCACCTGGGCGGACTACGACGCGTCGCTGGTCAGTGAGGGGGGTGGTGTCCACTCCCGGCAGGCCAAGTCGATCGAGATCACCCCGCAGGTCCGCGAGGCCCTGGGACTCGATGCCGAGACCAGCCACTTGACCCCCACGGAACTGATCAGGGCGATCCTGTGTGCGCCGGTCGACCTGCTGTGGAATGGCGGCATCGGTACCTACGTCAAGGCGGGGCAGGAGACGCACCAGGACGTGGGGGACAAGGCCAATGACGCGGTGCGGGTGAACGGTGCCCAGGTCCGTGCCCGGATTGCGGGGGAGGGAGGCAATCTGGGCTGGACGCAGCTCGGCCGCATCGAGTACGCCCGGGCGGGTGGCCGGATCAACACCGACTTCATCGACAACTCGGCCGGGGTCGACACCTCGGACCACGAGGTCAACATCAAGATCCTGCTGGACGGGGAGGTCTCGGCCGGCCGGCTCTCCCAGCAGGACCGAGATGCCCTGCTGCCGCAGATGACCGACGACGTCGCCGCGCTGGTCTTGCGCCACAACGTGGACCAGAACCTGGCCCTGTCCAATGCACGCGCCCATGCCGTCGAGATGGCCGGGGTGCACGAGGACTGGATGAGGCAGCTCGAGGCCTCCGGCTACCTGGACCGTGCCGTCGAGTACATGCCCAGCAGCGCCGCGATGGCGCAGCGGATCACCGAGGGCAACGGGCTGACCAGTCCGGAGCTGGCCACCCTGCTGGCGTGGAGCAAGATCTGGTTGGCAGACCAGATCCTCGACTCCGACCTGCCCGATGACCCCTACGTGGCGGACCGTCTGGTGCACTACTTCCCGCCCTTGCTGCGCGAGCGTTACCGGGACCGGATGCCGCAGCACCGCCTGCACCGGGAGATCATCACCACGGTGGCGGTCAACCGCTTCGTCAATTCCCAGGGCATGACGGCATGCCACCGGTTGTCGACGGAGACCGGAGCTGCGCCCGCACAGGTGATGCGTGCCCAGCTCGCGGCACGCAGCATCTTCGACGCCGGGCGGGTGGAGTCCAACACCCGGCGGGCGGCGCTGGATGCCGCGCTCCAGACGGACCTGCGGGTCCGGTTGCGCACGCTGGTGGAATACGGGGCTCGCTGGCTGCTGCACCGCCACCCCGAGCAGATCGATGTCCAGGCCACCATCGACCGCTACCACGACGGTGTCCAGGAGCTGTTCGGCCAGTTGCCGTCTCTGCTGTCCGCCAGGGCCCGCGAGGTCTACGACATGGCCCTGCAGCAGGCACTGGCACTGGGCGTGGACGAGGACCTGGCCCCGGTGGCCGTCGGGGCGGACTGGGCGCACCTGTTGCTCAGCTGCGTGGAGATCTCCCAGGAACAGGGACGGCCGCTGGACGAGGTGGCCCAGACCTTCTTCGAACTGGCCGAGCGGTTGGGGCTGGACCGCATGTTGGAACGCGTCGAGAACCTGCCCCGGACCAACAGGTGGGACAACATGGCGCGTTCCGCGATCCGCGACGACCTCCTGTCCGTCCAGACGCAGCTGGCCGCCCAGGTGGTCGCCCATGGCGCAGGACAAGGCGATGCGGCCCAGATCGTGGACGCCTGGTGGCAGGCAACACCCGGGGTGGACCAGCGTGCGAGCACCCTGTCCGCGATCCTCGACAGCGATACGGACCTCGCACGGATGTCCGTCGGGCTGCGAACCGTGCGCTCCCTCATGGCGAAGGCCTGAGGGGTCAGGCATGATATGACCATGCGGATCGATCTCCACACCCATTCGGTAGTCTCCGACGGCACCGACACGCCCACCCGCCTGGTCCTCAAGGCGATGGAGGTGGGGTTGGACGTGATTGCACTCACGGACCACGACACCTTCGACGGAATTCCCGAGGCCATCGAGGCCGGCAAGCGCATCGGCGTGAAGGTCATGTGCGGTATCGAGATGTCCACCCAGCTCGACGGACACTCGGTGCACCTGCTCGGCTACGGCTGCGACCCCTTCCATCGTCCGCTGGTGCAGGAACTCGCCAAGATCCGGGTGGCCCGCACGGGGCGCCTGAAGGCCTTCGCGGAGCGGATGACCGAACTGGACATGCCGCTGGGCGTGGACGACATCATCGCCGCCGCCGGCGCATCGCCCTCGATCGGCCGTCCGCACGTCGCGGACGCGCTGGTGGCCAAGGGCTACGTCGGGCACCGCGACGAGGCATTCGACAAGTGGCTGCGTGAGGACAAGCCCGGCTACGTGCCGCGCTATGCCTGCGAGCTGTCCGCTGCCATCGACCTGATCCACGCCGCCAAGGGCATCGCGATCCTTGCCCACCCGTGGGGTCGCGGCAATGAGTCCGTGCTGACCGCCGAGGTGATCGAGCGTCTGACCACCGAGAAGGGTCTGGACGGCATCGAGGTCAACCACCCCGACCACGACGAGCGTGCGCGTGAGCTGCTCTTCGCCCTGGGCGGCCGCCTCGGACTGATCCGCACCGGCAGCTCGGACTACCACGGTCTCGGCAAGCGCAACAACCCGCTGGGCGGCGAGAACACCCGGGACACCGCCTACCGCGAGATGCTGCGTCGCATCCGCCTGCGCGGCGGCATCGTCTGAGCGCGCAGCAGGCCTGTTAGGCTGGCCCCATGATGACCACGACATGCTGGTGGCCGCCCCTCGGCGGCCAACGGAAGCAGTGATCATCCACAAGATCATGTGACACCACCCAAGGGTCGCCGAGATTCGGCGGCCCTTGTGTGCGTCTTGACGACGTGCGGTCCGTCGGGTTCCCGGCGA from the Luteococcus japonicus genome contains:
- a CDS encoding Ku protein; its protein translation is MPRSLWKGAISFGLITIPVKLYGATEEKDISFKQVHPADGGKIKYKRVCEKCGEEVPYAEIGKGYEAPDGRMAVLSKEDLDSLPLSSAKSVDVVQFVDEDEIDPTYFEKTYVVEAEGPGAKPYVLLRDALVKTGKSAVVKVALRSRESLALVRPSGKVLLMHTMLWPDEVRDNDFAAPDGDIKASDAEVAMAEMFITQMEGTFNPGDFSDSYREALDAVVQAKLSGVAVEEKAEQPSSGGGEVVDLVAALKASVEAAKAKRAAAAGQGTDDKDDEKKKAAS
- a CDS encoding DUF2505 domain-containing protein produces the protein MQITSRLEFAADPKTVHLMMTDRGWLTELVGRSEATSHSIDIAGPTTRVEMALPAPQEIARFVGSALNLRQTVTWGDPAQDGSREGSLVVEVPGMPVTMNGSARMYPGGQGTVVDYSGDLKVNIPLMGKKIEQQAAPHVKDAIDTQQAVGDDWLAARG
- a CDS encoding NAD-glutamate dehydrogenase — its product is MSRTDVVHELGDVLQSRLPGMPNGRLQEMVELWLSHVRDEDLAAMDREVLTGLMQGQLDLGRRRADGQDLVRVEAAVAAGRPALVQVVTQDRPFVVDTIAMALTGAGWSIAELLHPQFHVARDGDGRLVQAGQTALQENRHESWVGILANPPLGGDVEQLSRQLEHEIRTSLQDLALAVEDFDAMRRLMRRVADDLPRRTTPYPSEEMAVTAELLRYLADDRFTFLGYREYDYADGGAVPVPGSGLGILRGHDEPDTFNAMPAHDPALLLAITKDQRRSRVQRPVLMDYLAVRRFDESGRAVGEQRFLGLFGHRVFTESVHTIPVLRDKIEQILDEVHYEPGGHGARAIWAVADAFPREELFHATAAELEPVVHEISQLKERRQVRLFLRPSPWPGRLTALVYFPRDRYNTDVRLRMERVLLKATGAQSIEYQAQVTQSVLARLYFALVLPDEAPADLDAAAIEEELTAATRDWEDEFVDLARELSSEERGVSFPDAYKEDSTARQAIADLRALNEISGSEGMRFAVYAPDDEADPSDLRLKVMRVGAVMQLQDVMPHLTSLAVRVLDERPYELELRGQQAMVYDFGLSLPGGLQDWDMAARRRLTEAFEASWQGQTGVDPLNGLVSEAGMGWRQVMVLRAIGRYLQQLGSAYSQAWIAQTLRANQTAARHLVELFEARFDPDRQQGRDEEVERLNEQLQADLDEVSSLDQDRILRQYVAVVNAIVRTNFFAADAPAFAIKLLPTALDFAPQPRPAFEIFVHSPRVEGVHLRFGSVARGGLRWSDRPEDFRTEVLGLVKAQMVKNTVIVPVGAKGGFFARQLPNPATDRAAWLEEGQASYRLFISSLLSLTDNIVDGQVVPPPRVVRHDADDPYLVVAADKGTATFSDIANGIAIERDFWLGDAFASGGSVGYDHKAMGITARGAWESVKHHFRELGVDCQGEDFTCVGIGDMAGDVFGNGMMLSEHTRLVAAFNHLHIFLDPNPDAVTSHAERVRLFNLPRSTWADYDASLVSEGGGVHSRQAKSIEITPQVREALGLDAETSHLTPTELIRAILCAPVDLLWNGGIGTYVKAGQETHQDVGDKANDAVRVNGAQVRARIAGEGGNLGWTQLGRIEYARAGGRINTDFIDNSAGVDTSDHEVNIKILLDGEVSAGRLSQQDRDALLPQMTDDVAALVLRHNVDQNLALSNARAHAVEMAGVHEDWMRQLEASGYLDRAVEYMPSSAAMAQRITEGNGLTSPELATLLAWSKIWLADQILDSDLPDDPYVADRLVHYFPPLLRERYRDRMPQHRLHREIITTVAVNRFVNSQGMTACHRLSTETGAAPAQVMRAQLAARSIFDAGRVESNTRRAALDAALQTDLRVRLRTLVEYGARWLLHRHPEQIDVQATIDRYHDGVQELFGQLPSLLSARAREVYDMALQQALALGVDEDLAPVAVGADWAHLLLSCVEISQEQGRPLDEVAQTFFELAERLGLDRMLERVENLPRTNRWDNMARSAIRDDLLSVQTQLAAQVVAHGAGQGDAAQIVDAWWQATPGVDQRASTLSAILDSDTDLARMSVGLRTVRSLMAKA
- a CDS encoding PHP domain-containing protein is translated as MRIDLHTHSVVSDGTDTPTRLVLKAMEVGLDVIALTDHDTFDGIPEAIEAGKRIGVKVMCGIEMSTQLDGHSVHLLGYGCDPFHRPLVQELAKIRVARTGRLKAFAERMTELDMPLGVDDIIAAAGASPSIGRPHVADALVAKGYVGHRDEAFDKWLREDKPGYVPRYACELSAAIDLIHAAKGIAILAHPWGRGNESVLTAEVIERLTTEKGLDGIEVNHPDHDERARELLFALGGRLGLIRTGSSDYHGLGKRNNPLGGENTRDTAYREMLRRIRLRGGIV